The following coding sequences lie in one Rhodohalobacter barkolensis genomic window:
- a CDS encoding bactofilin family protein yields MFNNKNNNTVSKTTNTQSPTLNMISEGTTLEGTLNSQNDIRIAGKLKGEGITKGKLIVTSSGVVQGDVKVAEADIAGKIEGTIRVTNKLNLRESAVIDGDIYTKALLVEEGAQINGACRMGSDSTKLETSKDADFAKETAVKKEKEK; encoded by the coding sequence ATGTTCAACAACAAAAACAACAATACCGTGAGTAAGACAACAAACACACAATCTCCAACACTGAATATGATCAGTGAAGGTACCACTCTTGAAGGAACGCTTAACTCTCAAAACGATATCCGGATAGCCGGTAAGCTGAAAGGCGAGGGGATCACAAAAGGTAAACTTATTGTCACATCCTCAGGAGTAGTGCAGGGTGATGTAAAAGTTGCTGAAGCCGATATCGCCGGTAAAATTGAAGGTACAATTCGGGTAACGAATAAATTGAACCTGCGCGAATCTGCTGTTATTGATGGAGATATCTATACCAAAGCGTTATTGGTAGAAGAAGGTGCTCAAATTAACGGAGCTTGCAGAATGGGGAGCGATTCGACCAAGCTGGAGACATCAAAAGATGCCGATTTTGCAAAAGAGACAGCTGTTAAAAAAGAGAAAGAGAAATAA
- a CDS encoding M23 family metallopeptidase, which translates to MWEFIKRIFSEREGDVTVVVLDEHDPDGSSSFKLRARDIVKMVVVVILLSVLFTTIIFFATPLGSLYQYKEDYALRQNVIEISERVMSLQDSLVARDTQLNDMKDVLRSAADTMLAVDQTAEVLMSEEYFPAGGSVPNVRTLEMLSQNEIIFSGSLNETPDFPSDYPIEGRFTQGYNAEDGHFGIDIAARPETDFVALADGTVMNAGWTINYGYVVYLQHGNGVVSVYKHGSKLTRAKGDFVLKGDILGQIGDRGVLSTGSHLHLEIWKNGVPQDPLMYLN; encoded by the coding sequence ATGTGGGAATTTATAAAACGAATTTTTTCGGAACGTGAGGGCGATGTTACAGTAGTAGTATTGGACGAGCATGATCCGGATGGGTCCAGCTCATTTAAATTGAGAGCACGCGATATTGTTAAAATGGTGGTGGTTGTCATTTTACTATCGGTGCTTTTCACAACCATTATTTTTTTTGCAACACCGTTGGGATCGCTCTATCAGTATAAAGAAGACTATGCTCTGCGCCAGAATGTAATTGAAATTTCTGAACGTGTAATGTCATTACAGGATTCTCTGGTTGCCAGGGATACACAACTTAATGACATGAAAGATGTTTTAAGATCGGCTGCGGATACGATGTTAGCCGTTGATCAGACTGCCGAGGTTCTCATGTCGGAGGAATATTTTCCTGCGGGGGGATCAGTTCCAAACGTACGAACGCTCGAAATGCTTTCTCAGAACGAAATCATTTTTTCAGGATCGCTAAATGAAACTCCGGATTTCCCTTCAGATTATCCTATTGAAGGCCGATTTACACAGGGCTATAATGCCGAGGATGGTCATTTTGGTATTGACATTGCAGCCAGGCCGGAAACTGACTTTGTAGCTTTGGCTGATGGAACAGTGATGAATGCCGGTTGGACTATCAACTATGGGTATGTGGTCTATTTACAACATGGCAATGGCGTGGTGAGCGTCTATAAGCATGGATCAAAATTGACAAGAGCAAAAGGAGATTTTGTACTGAAAGGAGATATTTTGGGGCAGATAGGTGATCGTGGCGTATTAAGCACCGGTTCGCATCTGCATCTCGAGATCTGGAAAAATGGTGTTCCACAGGATCCATTAATGTATTTAAACTGA
- the guaB gene encoding IMP dehydrogenase: MDNSSPFSRITRQGLTYDDVLLVPNHSIVLPRDVDISVQLTPTLKLQTPIFSAAMDTVSEYRMAIALAREGGIAMLHKNMSIEDQAEQVRLVKRSESGMIVDPVTLPADATVKDARALMRKHKIGGIPIVKTNNKLVGIVTNRDLRFEHYVDKKLGDIMTSENLVTAKQGTTLDEAEQILQEYKVEKLPIVDSNNILVGLITFKDIEKKMNFPHACKDDMGRLRVGAAVGVTPDTMDRVDALVDSGVDIVTVDTAHGHSEGVLNTVRNIKGKYKDLNIVGGNIATRSAAEALVEAGADVVKVGVGPGSICTTRVVTGVGVPQLSAIMEIAEFTNENNIGLIADGGIKQTGDIPKALAGGADAVMMGSMFAGVDESPGETIIYESRKYKSYRGMGSISAMRKGSKDRYFQDVEDDLKLVPEGIEGRVPYKGYLGEVVHQMVGGLRAAMGYVGAETIEELKKSEFVQISAASYKESHPHTVQITKEAPNYSVS; encoded by the coding sequence ATGGATAACTCCTCTCCCTTCTCAAGAATCACACGTCAGGGCCTCACGTACGACGATGTTCTGCTTGTACCAAATCACTCTATAGTTCTGCCAAGAGATGTCGATATCTCTGTTCAATTAACTCCAACTCTCAAACTGCAGACTCCTATTTTCAGTGCGGCAATGGATACAGTTTCAGAATACCGTATGGCTATTGCTCTTGCAAGAGAGGGAGGCATTGCCATGCTGCACAAAAATATGTCAATTGAGGATCAGGCAGAACAGGTTCGACTTGTGAAAAGAAGTGAAAGTGGAATGATTGTGGATCCCGTTACCTTGCCTGCGGATGCAACAGTGAAAGATGCGCGCGCTTTAATGCGTAAACACAAAATTGGCGGAATTCCCATTGTGAAAACCAATAATAAGTTAGTGGGTATTGTAACAAACCGGGATTTACGCTTCGAGCATTACGTTGATAAAAAGCTGGGTGATATTATGACCAGTGAAAATCTTGTAACAGCGAAGCAGGGAACGACTCTTGATGAAGCAGAGCAGATACTTCAGGAGTATAAAGTTGAAAAGCTGCCAATTGTGGACAGCAATAACATACTGGTAGGTTTGATTACATTTAAAGACATTGAAAAGAAGATGAATTTCCCACATGCTTGTAAAGATGATATGGGGAGATTACGGGTTGGAGCTGCTGTAGGGGTAACTCCGGATACGATGGACCGTGTTGATGCCCTGGTTGATTCCGGTGTGGATATCGTTACTGTTGATACGGCTCACGGTCATTCTGAAGGAGTATTGAATACCGTTCGGAACATAAAAGGGAAATACAAGGATTTAAATATTGTTGGTGGAAATATTGCAACACGCTCGGCGGCGGAAGCTCTTGTTGAAGCCGGCGCTGATGTGGTAAAGGTTGGCGTTGGACCGGGATCAATTTGTACCACTCGGGTAGTTACCGGTGTGGGTGTTCCACAGCTGTCGGCTATCATGGAAATTGCTGAATTCACGAACGAAAATAACATTGGCTTAATTGCTGATGGCGGTATTAAACAAACCGGTGATATTCCTAAAGCCCTGGCCGGCGGTGCAGATGCCGTTATGATGGGTTCGATGTTTGCAGGTGTTGATGAGAGTCCGGGTGAGACAATCATATACGAATCACGAAAATATAAGTCATATCGCGGCATGGGAAGTATAAGTGCCATGAGAAAAGGTTCTAAGGATAGATACTTCCAGGATGTTGAGGATGATTTAAAGCTCGTTCCGGAAGGTATTGAGGGGCGTGTTCCCTACAAAGGTTACCTGGGTGAAGTGGTTCATCAAATGGTTGGTGGTTTAAGGGCCGCAATGGGATATGTTGGAGCTGAAACTATTGAGGAACTTAAAAAATCAGAATTTGTACAAATTTCAGCTGCGAGCTATAAGGAAAGTCATCCGCATACCGTGCAGATCACAAAAGAAGCACCAAATTATTCAGTATCCTGA
- the purB gene encoding adenylosuccinate lyase, which produces MIERYSRKEMTDIWSEQNQFQAWLDVELAACRAWSKIGKIPSEDVDKLYEKASFDIDRIKEIEKKTRHDVVAFTRTVSESLGEEKKWVHYGLTSTDVVDTANGYRLKQANKLIAEGLNRFVKALAEKAHEHKLTVMMGRTHGVHAEPTTFGLKCALWYAEMNRNIERFERAAKDVEFGKISGAVGTFAHIPPEVEKYTCEILGISPAPVSTQTLQRDRHAYYMATLAVIGGTLEKIAVEIRHLQRTELREAEEFFRKGQKGSSAMPHKRNPVSSENITGCARVLRGYMISAYENMPLWHERDISHSSVERIILPDATILLDYMLNRFSGVIENLMVYPENMLENMEKTHGLVFSQRLLLMLIDKGLNREVAYDTVQPLAMKAWEEKRDFQELVKTDQTILDNLSESEIEQAFDLSHHTRRVDEIFSRAGL; this is translated from the coding sequence ATGATTGAACGATATTCCAGAAAGGAAATGACCGATATTTGGTCGGAACAGAATCAATTTCAGGCGTGGTTAGATGTAGAACTTGCGGCATGCAGGGCCTGGAGTAAGATTGGAAAAATACCATCAGAAGATGTAGACAAGCTTTACGAAAAAGCCTCTTTTGATATCGACCGTATTAAAGAAATTGAAAAGAAGACGCGTCATGATGTCGTTGCGTTTACCCGAACGGTTTCGGAGTCTCTTGGTGAAGAAAAGAAATGGGTTCATTACGGTCTCACCTCTACAGATGTAGTAGATACCGCAAACGGATATCGGCTCAAACAAGCAAATAAATTGATCGCAGAAGGTTTAAACCGTTTTGTGAAGGCTCTTGCTGAAAAAGCACACGAACATAAATTGACCGTGATGATGGGACGAACACACGGAGTACATGCCGAACCCACCACGTTTGGACTAAAGTGTGCACTTTGGTATGCCGAAATGAATCGAAATATTGAACGATTTGAAAGGGCCGCTAAAGATGTCGAGTTCGGCAAAATTTCAGGTGCTGTAGGTACATTTGCACATATTCCACCGGAAGTTGAAAAATATACATGTGAAATTCTCGGTATTTCCCCGGCGCCTGTATCAACGCAGACTCTCCAGCGCGACCGGCATGCATACTATATGGCTACGTTAGCTGTAATTGGCGGTACTTTGGAAAAAATTGCTGTGGAAATTCGTCATCTGCAACGGACAGAACTTCGTGAGGCGGAGGAGTTTTTCAGAAAAGGGCAGAAGGGATCATCTGCGATGCCGCATAAAAGAAATCCTGTCAGTTCAGAAAACATTACCGGTTGTGCGCGTGTACTGCGTGGGTATATGATTTCTGCTTATGAAAATATGCCTCTGTGGCACGAAAGAGATATTTCTCACTCCTCAGTAGAGCGAATAATACTGCCGGATGCTACAATCCTGCTCGATTATATGCTGAACAGATTTTCCGGTGTGATAGAAAATCTTATGGTGTATCCTGAGAATATGCTGGAAAACATGGAAAAAACTCACGGTCTGGTGTTTTCTCAAAGACTCTTGCTCATGTTGATTGATAAAGGGCTGAACCGGGAAGTTGCGTATGATACCGTTCAACCTTTGGCAATGAAAGCCTGGGAGGAAAAACGCGATTTTCAAGAGCTCGTAAAAACAGATCAAACCATTCTGGATAATCTATCTGAAAGCGAAATTGAGCAGGCTTTTGATCTTTCTCATCATACCCGAAGAGTTGACGAAATATTCTCCAGAGCGGGATTATAA
- a CDS encoding M48 family metalloprotease has protein sequence MKRFYTSFILFLTVFVFASSCVVQQNPVSGNKRAYAYSWEQEVQIGQDVDQEIISQYGLYDSDELSTYVTDLGGELLEVSHMRREDAADMFKNTEFTFRVLDSPVVNAFALPGGYIYVTRGLMAHLNNEAQLAVVVGHEIGHVAGRHASQRALSQTIGQVAVIGGSILGQELLGLPAQSLMNLSGQAAQLLFMSYSRDHERESDRLGVEYSAMKQYVAAEGSEFFTSLRRISEKSGQSIPNMLSTHPNPGEREQTIPRLANEWKEQGYEQTEYGTERYMELLDGIVFGDNPRQGYEDDGRFVHPELEFYYPIPQQWQLVNQPSQVVLVKGEGEAVMIMRIDSENSSARESVNQFTNQEGFTLQESGETQSAGTWRAYQAEGTIDQEENRLGVHVYAVEFQDRVYRFINYSLESDFPTHIEDFQYVTSRFDRLTDERILNIQPVRLQVVQADQRKTFRQYLPDQLPMDIEHEDIAIINQVELDTMIEPGTLLKIPVQ, from the coding sequence ATGAAAAGATTTTATACGAGTTTCATTCTTTTTTTAACAGTTTTTGTATTTGCCTCATCCTGTGTTGTTCAACAAAATCCGGTTTCCGGTAATAAACGGGCCTATGCTTATTCCTGGGAGCAGGAAGTTCAAATAGGCCAGGATGTTGACCAGGAAATTATAAGTCAATATGGATTGTATGACAGTGATGAGCTATCGACCTATGTGACTGACTTGGGAGGAGAGCTTCTGGAAGTCAGTCATATGAGACGGGAAGATGCCGCAGATATGTTTAAGAATACAGAGTTCACCTTCAGGGTGCTGGATAGCCCGGTTGTGAACGCATTTGCCCTGCCGGGGGGATATATTTATGTGACTCGCGGTTTGATGGCCCATCTCAATAATGAAGCACAACTTGCCGTAGTAGTGGGCCACGAAATTGGTCATGTTGCCGGTCGGCATGCCTCTCAGCGAGCACTTTCTCAAACGATAGGTCAGGTAGCAGTAATTGGCGGTTCCATTTTGGGTCAAGAGCTATTAGGTCTTCCGGCGCAATCTCTGATGAACTTAAGCGGCCAGGCTGCACAGCTTCTGTTTATGAGTTACAGCCGTGATCATGAGAGAGAATCTGATCGGCTGGGTGTAGAGTACTCAGCAATGAAGCAATATGTTGCTGCAGAAGGTTCTGAGTTTTTTACAAGTTTGAGACGAATTTCAGAAAAATCGGGGCAGAGCATTCCGAATATGCTTTCAACTCACCCGAATCCGGGAGAAAGAGAACAAACTATTCCAAGATTGGCCAACGAGTGGAAAGAACAAGGCTATGAGCAGACTGAATATGGGACTGAGCGTTACATGGAGCTGCTTGACGGAATAGTTTTTGGTGACAATCCTCGGCAAGGTTATGAAGATGACGGTAGGTTTGTACATCCGGAGCTTGAATTTTACTATCCCATTCCTCAACAGTGGCAGTTGGTCAATCAGCCATCACAGGTCGTTTTAGTAAAGGGTGAGGGGGAAGCTGTAATGATCATGCGAATTGACTCAGAAAATTCATCTGCCAGAGAATCTGTTAATCAGTTTACGAACCAGGAAGGTTTTACACTTCAGGAGAGTGGTGAAACCCAAAGTGCTGGTACCTGGAGAGCATACCAAGCAGAAGGTACGATTGATCAGGAAGAAAATCGCCTGGGTGTGCATGTCTATGCCGTGGAATTTCAAGATCGAGTATACAGATTTATAAATTATAGTTTGGAGTCAGATTTCCCTACGCATATCGAAGATTTTCAATATGTGACTTCCCGTTTTGACCGTCTGACAGATGAAAGGATTTTAAATATACAACCGGTACGTCTTCAGGTCGTACAGGCAGATCAGCGAAAAACCTTCAGGCAATATCTGCCGGATCAACTTCCAATGGATATTGAGCACGAAGATATTGCTATTATCAACCAGGTAGAACTGGATACAATGATTGAACCCGGAACCCTACTCAAAATACCAGTACAGTAA
- a CDS encoding DUF2779 domain-containing protein, whose protein sequence is MANRMEINDSLFLKSISCPLKLYHAKKSTGLRKPYLPFKQRNKLQLRNAVALQYPNIKFTSDSVSDALLETQKWLKEDDVAICGAVIRENIFLTRIPILVKNGSEFTIVQIHGKLKKRIHQGEISVPVLSKTTAGYLVKAAYRMEVLRKVVRSSKLNVELFFPDKRYSARMPELMQQIPNTESENLIVSQNVKEELASLFTKMEATEATESVRLAIPDSVAHSFAAERSVRDVMKDLVSENWSDGSHFNVEVHQECSRCKFRKPESDEISDCWGEFFSGKNKTFPNEQVFELIGHGNQELIEAGKYFQEDVPLNQYSSSFEEVKRKNQPAITIQQRRELQFLSAHQKELPSAWVKPSRLGFESLSFPLHFIDFEAATYALPMQRGGGAYSPIYFQYSCHSLFENGEIVHHEWLDDKVDSGYPHVEFIRKLGAIDSIFEGSLIQYSPFESQALRYLLQEMERNSMLYENEIRILKNLLYVEGNTNEHRIFDLSKSVREGYYNRFMSGSIGLKQILKSVLQLVKYLNIPMDETAQIFDTSINFGMLSNDDADFDPYRLLQHPTYQIDDGEATMNAYISLKSNLLTPKEIQIIPTLMRRYCAMDSYALYIIYSHINKLINEFQDLNGVIIDQV, encoded by the coding sequence ATGGCAAACCGAATGGAGATCAATGATTCACTTTTTTTGAAATCCATTTCATGCCCGCTCAAACTGTATCACGCAAAGAAGAGTACCGGATTACGAAAACCTTACCTGCCATTTAAGCAAAGAAATAAGCTTCAGCTGCGAAATGCAGTAGCACTTCAATACCCAAACATAAAGTTTACTTCAGATTCCGTAAGCGACGCCCTGTTAGAAACTCAAAAATGGTTGAAAGAGGATGATGTTGCGATCTGTGGAGCCGTAATCCGGGAAAATATTTTTTTAACCAGAATCCCGATACTTGTTAAAAATGGAAGTGAATTTACAATTGTCCAAATTCATGGCAAGTTAAAGAAGAGAATCCATCAGGGTGAAATATCTGTTCCGGTTTTGAGTAAAACAACAGCCGGGTATTTGGTTAAAGCCGCCTACAGAATGGAGGTTTTAAGAAAAGTTGTTCGCAGTAGTAAATTGAATGTTGAACTCTTTTTCCCCGATAAGAGATACAGTGCCAGAATGCCTGAGCTAATGCAGCAGATTCCTAACACAGAGTCTGAAAATTTGATCGTATCTCAGAATGTTAAAGAGGAATTGGCGTCTCTATTTACAAAAATGGAGGCTACCGAAGCTACAGAATCTGTACGGTTAGCTATTCCTGACTCGGTTGCACATTCGTTTGCTGCAGAGAGATCTGTGCGGGATGTTATGAAGGATCTGGTATCCGAAAACTGGAGTGATGGGAGCCATTTTAATGTGGAGGTTCATCAGGAGTGCAGCCGTTGTAAATTTAGAAAACCGGAGTCGGATGAAATATCTGATTGCTGGGGAGAGTTTTTCTCAGGAAAAAATAAAACCTTTCCAAACGAGCAGGTTTTTGAATTAATTGGGCATGGAAATCAAGAACTAATAGAAGCCGGTAAGTATTTTCAGGAAGATGTACCACTAAACCAATACTCTAGTAGTTTTGAAGAAGTAAAACGAAAGAATCAGCCTGCGATAACCATTCAGCAACGGCGTGAACTTCAATTCTTGAGTGCCCATCAAAAAGAACTCCCATCAGCATGGGTAAAACCTTCACGCCTTGGTTTTGAAAGCCTGTCTTTTCCACTTCATTTTATTGATTTCGAAGCAGCAACTTATGCTTTGCCAATGCAGCGTGGCGGTGGCGCTTACAGCCCGATCTATTTTCAATATTCCTGCCATTCACTATTTGAAAATGGTGAGATTGTACACCACGAGTGGCTTGATGATAAAGTAGATAGCGGATATCCACATGTTGAGTTTATCAGAAAGCTGGGAGCAATTGATTCTATTTTCGAAGGTTCGCTGATTCAATATTCGCCTTTTGAATCGCAGGCACTCCGGTATCTGCTTCAAGAGATGGAGCGTAATTCCATGTTATATGAAAATGAAATACGCATATTGAAAAACTTGCTTTATGTTGAAGGAAACACAAATGAGCATCGAATTTTTGATCTAAGTAAATCGGTACGAGAAGGATATTATAACCGTTTTATGAGCGGTAGTATCGGGCTGAAACAAATTCTAAAGAGTGTACTTCAACTTGTGAAGTACTTAAACATACCAATGGACGAGACAGCTCAAATATTTGATACTTCAATCAATTTTGGAATGCTTTCAAATGACGATGCAGACTTTGATCCATATCGTTTACTGCAGCATCCAACGTACCAGATTGATGATGGTGAGGCCACAATGAATGCTTATATTTCTTTGAAAAGTAATTTGTTGACTCCAAAAGAAATCCAAATTATTCCTACCTTAATGAGGCGCTACTGCGCGATGGACTCATACGCATTATATATTATTTACAGTCACATAAATAAGCTGATAAATGAATTTCAAGACTTGAATGGAGTAATCATAGATCAAGTTTGA
- the murB gene encoding UDP-N-acetylmuramate dehydrogenase, translating to MNTFENIPIEQRNIDLAPYNTLGVQAKAQIFYSIAEAEQLKALYNEGLFRKKSPFILGGGSNILIKSDLKQPVLKILIPGIEVIDVNDREVWVKAGAGVVWHDLVRFCVENGYGGIENLALIPGTTGAAPIQNIGAYGVELKDVFQSLSAFMPETGNMKVFNAEECKFGYRDSVFKNQLKGKVIVTDVTLRLEKGPHKIEDSYYALRKYFESENVTQPTIQDVFDAVVSIRRSKLPDPALIGNAGSFFKNPIVSKEVYENLKNEFSDIPSFPADQNRVKIPAGWLIEQAGWKGKKVGNVGTYKNQALVLVNHGGATGEEVYEHAMNIQESVKSLFGIELVPEVNVIE from the coding sequence TTGAATACATTTGAAAACATCCCAATTGAACAAAGAAACATAGATCTGGCCCCTTATAACACTCTTGGGGTTCAAGCTAAAGCTCAGATCTTTTATTCCATTGCAGAGGCAGAACAGCTAAAAGCTCTTTATAATGAGGGGCTGTTTCGTAAAAAATCACCTTTTATACTTGGAGGCGGGAGTAATATTCTGATCAAGTCTGATCTGAAGCAACCTGTGCTTAAAATTTTGATTCCCGGAATAGAAGTAATTGATGTAAATGATAGAGAGGTTTGGGTTAAAGCCGGCGCAGGTGTGGTTTGGCACGATCTAGTGAGGTTTTGTGTAGAAAACGGATATGGCGGAATTGAAAATTTAGCTTTGATTCCGGGTACAACCGGTGCGGCTCCCATCCAAAATATCGGTGCATATGGGGTGGAGCTCAAAGACGTTTTTCAATCGCTGAGTGCGTTTATGCCGGAAACGGGAAATATGAAAGTGTTTAATGCGGAAGAGTGTAAATTTGGATACCGCGACAGTGTTTTCAAAAATCAGTTGAAGGGAAAAGTAATTGTTACAGATGTAACGCTGAGGTTGGAGAAAGGCCCGCATAAAATTGAAGATTCCTATTACGCGCTGCGCAAATACTTTGAATCGGAAAATGTGACTCAACCGACGATTCAGGATGTATTTGACGCCGTTGTTTCTATTCGTAGGTCTAAATTACCGGACCCTGCTTTGATTGGGAATGCAGGCAGTTTTTTTAAGAACCCTATCGTTAGCAAAGAGGTGTATGAAAATCTCAAAAATGAGTTTTCTGATATCCCCTCATTTCCGGCCGATCAAAATAGAGTGAAAATTCCGGCAGGATGGCTCATTGAACAAGCCGGATGGAAAGGGAAAAAAGTGGGAAATGTAGGCACCTATAAAAATCAGGCACTGGTCTTGGTAAATCATGGGGGAGCAACAGGGGAAGAAGTTTACGAGCACGCCATGAACATTCAGGAATCAGTTAAAAGCCTCTTTGGCATCGAGTTGGTTCCCGAAGTAAATGTAATAGAATAA
- a CDS encoding hemolysin family protein: METIDEPPSHPIHFISNQIILNAGSQLEYLNFTEISIELIIMIAGLLLSALYSGSEVAFFSLANQIEQLKPKGEQGSKDAKILKMLQKPRRLLATILIGNTFANILSSVMAAVITGKIAAYYGFSEVIVYTVEIVVLTFTILILSEITPKVIAINNPLKVSRRMVGFVHVHFIFFKPVSKLIAESTMSLERTLPKPNNKMTAQDLKTMAEMSEQEGSLKGDEREIIENVIEFGNITVREIMTSRVNIVAVPVSATLEEVIDLIRDKGLSRMPLFENDLDNISGVIYSKDVLPYIYTPMGDHLINWKTIARKALFIPATKKLDDLLRDFQHEKTHIAIVVDEYGGTEGIVTLDDILEEIVGDIGDEYDDQEEKLFTRFKNGVYIFDAKIDLDDLDEILKTSISSDDDEFETLGGLVYHLTERIPNVGERMIYKNLEMTVHSVKNNRVKKLRVKPMPSEKSKSEV, from the coding sequence TTGGAAACGATCGACGAACCTCCAAGTCATCCGATACACTTTATTTCCAATCAGATTATACTTAATGCAGGGTCGCAGTTAGAGTATCTGAATTTTACTGAAATATCAATTGAGTTGATTATAATGATTGCTGGGCTCCTGCTCAGTGCTCTCTATTCCGGATCCGAAGTGGCCTTTTTTTCGTTAGCAAATCAAATAGAGCAGCTTAAGCCGAAAGGGGAGCAAGGTTCTAAAGATGCCAAGATTTTAAAAATGCTGCAGAAGCCGAGAAGGTTGCTTGCTACTATCCTGATTGGTAATACTTTTGCAAATATTCTCAGTTCAGTTATGGCTGCAGTTATTACCGGAAAGATTGCAGCTTACTATGGTTTTTCGGAAGTAATCGTGTATACCGTAGAGATTGTAGTACTGACATTTACAATTCTGATTTTGAGTGAAATCACACCAAAAGTAATTGCCATTAATAACCCTTTGAAGGTAAGCAGAAGAATGGTTGGGTTTGTACATGTGCATTTCATTTTTTTTAAACCTGTTTCCAAATTAATCGCTGAAAGTACGATGAGTTTGGAACGAACACTTCCTAAACCAAATAATAAAATGACGGCGCAGGATCTGAAGACCATGGCCGAGATGAGTGAGCAGGAAGGATCGCTGAAAGGGGACGAGCGTGAGATTATTGAAAATGTCATTGAGTTTGGAAATATCACTGTACGCGAAATCATGACATCTCGAGTCAATATTGTTGCAGTTCCCGTTTCAGCTACACTCGAAGAAGTTATCGATCTGATACGCGATAAGGGACTTTCAAGAATGCCTCTATTTGAAAATGACTTGGATAATATTTCCGGGGTGATCTATTCAAAAGATGTGCTTCCGTATATTTATACGCCAATGGGTGACCATCTGATCAATTGGAAAACGATAGCCAGAAAAGCACTTTTTATTCCGGCTACAAAAAAATTGGATGATCTGTTGAGGGACTTCCAGCATGAAAAAACTCACATTGCAATAGTAGTGGATGAGTATGGCGGAACTGAAGGAATTGTAACACTGGATGATATTCTTGAAGAAATTGTAGGGGATATTGGTGATGAATATGATGACCAGGAAGAGAAACTATTCACCCGATTTAAAAACGGCGTCTATATTTTTGATGCCAAAATTGACCTGGATGATTTGGATGAAATTCTAAAAACCTCAATTTCATCAGACGATGATGAGTTTGAGACACTCGGGGGATTGGTTTATCACCTTACCGAACGCATCCCCAATGTTGGAGAGCGCATGATTTATAAAAACCTGGAAATGACAGTTCACTCCGTTAAAAATAACAGGGTTAAAAAGCTCCGTGTTAAACCGATGCCGTCAGAAAAGAGTAAGTCTGAAGTTTAA
- a CDS encoding single-stranded DNA-binding protein has translation MSSLNKVMIIGRLGADPDVRYTQSNAAVANMSVATTDRYKDRNGELQEKTEWHRVVVWNRLAEICQQYLKKGSLVYFEGKLETREWEDKEGQKRYTTEVKAFNMQMLDSRGDQGGGNASQNSGGGNKATAPSAELDDSFDDMDDDLPF, from the coding sequence ATGAGTTCATTAAATAAAGTAATGATAATCGGAAGATTGGGAGCAGATCCTGATGTACGTTACACACAGTCAAATGCTGCAGTTGCAAATATGAGTGTGGCAACCACCGACAGATATAAGGACAGAAACGGAGAGCTGCAGGAGAAAACCGAGTGGCATCGTGTTGTAGTTTGGAACCGTTTGGCAGAAATTTGCCAGCAGTACCTGAAAAAAGGATCTTTGGTCTATTTTGAAGGTAAACTGGAGACCCGTGAGTGGGAAGATAAAGAAGGTCAAAAACGATATACCACAGAAGTCAAAGCATTCAATATGCAAATGCTTGACAGTCGTGGAGATCAGGGCGGAGGAAATGCCTCACAGAATTCAGGTGGAGGAAACAAAGCAACTGCACCGTCAGCTGAATTGGATGACTCATTTGATGATATGGATGACGATCTTCCATTCTAA